The Streptomyces capitiformicae genome contains the following window.
GAACATGTTCGTCAGCCGTTCCGCCACCTCGAAGAGGAGCGGAGAGGTGGTGGTGGGGAACATGGAGCCCACGTCGTTTATCGCCGCAATGGTCGCCGCAGACACCTCCGGGTGGCGGTGCCCCAGCAGCACGGCGCCGGTGGAAGCCGTCAGATCCAGGTAGCGGTTGCCCTCGAGGTCGGTGACGTAGCCGCCGAGACCGCTCGCGACGACGAAGGGAAACGTTCCGTCAAGGTCTGGGCGAGTGGACGAGACGACCTTGCGGGAGCGCTCCATCAAGCTCTCGGACTTCGGCCAGCTGGAGAACACGAGGGCCTGCCTTTCTCATGGTCGGGTCACGGCTGATGACAGAGAGGGGACGTCCTCGACGAGTGCCGACAGGTGACCCAGCTGGTCCGCGAGGTCGGAAGGCAACTCGAATTCGGGGTCGTCGATGTCGAGACAGGAAAGACCGGTCGCGATCACCGCGACGGTCATCTGGCGGGGGAAATCCTCGCGCTCCGCTGGAGTCAGCTCGATGAGCGAGCGGTATCCGTCGAAAAGCGCCTGTGCCCGCTGAAGTGCCCACTCGGTCCGGATGGCATGCTGACCCGTGAGGTCCGGATCGAACCCGGCGGTGATCGCCATCGCGTGGACGAGGTCGAAGATGCGGTGTCCCCACCGGGCGTCATCGAAGTCGATGAGCCTGAGGAAGCCCTCGCCGGTGCGGACGGTGTTCGCCAGTGCGGTGTCGCCGTGCAGGTAGGACCCCACGAGCCCCCCGGCCGGGCCGTCCTGCGGAAGGTCGCGCACTTTCCGGCGCAACTCGGCGAGCCGGGCGGCGGCCGGTGACCCGTGGGCGGCCCGGGGCCGGCAGTACCGGTCGATGTAGTCCCCCAGGCCCGCCGGGTCGTCGGGGGTCCACCGGTACCGGCACCGAGGGCGGTCCCGGGAGCCTGGGGGCATCCCGGCGACGCTCAGGTGGAAGAGCGCCAGGGTACGGCCGAACTCCTCGGCGTCACCGTCGGTCGGCAGGCGGCCCTCGACCCACCCCTGTACCTCGAAATACCTTCCCTGGTGGATGACCCCGTCGTCCCCCGCCTGGGTGCTGAGCAGTGGGGAGACGGGACCGCCCGCCCGCTGCGACCAGCGATGGACCGCGAGATGTACCGGCCAGTCCTCCGAAGAAAGGTAATGAGCCTTCTCCTTGATGAGGAAGTGGTAACCGGTGGCTGTGCGGCAGTGCAGACGCAACGTCTGTCCCCAGAGGCCGAGATCGTCGATAACCTCGGCCCCGGATAATTCGTACTGCTCGGCAACGGACGCGGCCATTCGGTGATCTGCGGGTGAGAGCGCCGACCGGCGCCCCGTACTCACCACGTCGCTCAATTTCTCGTCCCCGTTTCGTTGTTCCACTGCGTCTCACGCACAAAGAAAAAGGATGACTTGGTGGAAGCGCTTCGCAAATATAATGAAACATTAATCGAAGCGCTTCGAAAGCGTAACTCGGGGTCAGTTTCATGTCAACCCCTTTACTCTTGTGTGGCCGGG
Protein-coding sequences here:
- a CDS encoding phosphotransferase enzyme family protein, whose product is MAASVAEQYELSGAEVIDDLGLWGQTLRLHCRTATGYHFLIKEKAHYLSSEDWPVHLAVHRWSQRAGGPVSPLLSTQAGDDGVIHQGRYFEVQGWVEGRLPTDGDAEEFGRTLALFHLSVAGMPPGSRDRPRCRYRWTPDDPAGLGDYIDRYCRPRAAHGSPAAARLAELRRKVRDLPQDGPAGGLVGSYLHGDTALANTVRTGEGFLRLIDFDDARWGHRIFDLVHAMAITAGFDPDLTGQHAIRTEWALQRAQALFDGYRSLIELTPAEREDFPRQMTVAVIATGLSCLDIDDPEFELPSDLADQLGHLSALVEDVPSLSSAVTRP